In the Syntrophorhabdaceae bacterium genome, one interval contains:
- a CDS encoding isochorismatase family cysteine hydrolase yields MKPALIIVDMLEGNLSGEKKGEREEEKIVPRVRATLKRCRDLSIPVIFACDSFLEGDFIFKGRMKPHAIRGTKGSRPLSDLEVEPTDIILEKRRFSAFFKTDLDQTLRTLGVDCVAVGGINTHFCVLATAFDAICHDFYTIILEDASAAFKKDIHEHCVNAYRNSAIYPLLKVMKADDFLREVSES; encoded by the coding sequence ATGAAACCGGCACTTATCATCGTCGACATGCTCGAGGGTAACTTAAGCGGCGAAAAGAAGGGCGAGCGGGAAGAAGAGAAGATCGTACCCCGTGTGAGGGCCACGCTTAAGCGATGTCGCGACCTCTCAATACCCGTGATTTTCGCCTGCGACAGCTTCCTCGAGGGAGATTTCATCTTCAAAGGCAGGATGAAGCCCCATGCGATCCGAGGAACCAAGGGGTCCCGACCGCTCTCCGATCTGGAAGTTGAGCCCACAGACATTATTCTGGAAAAAAGAAGGTTCAGCGCCTTTTTCAAGACAGATCTGGACCAGACGCTCAGGACTCTCGGCGTGGACTGCGTAGCAGTGGGGGGCATTAACACGCATTTTTGCGTGTTGGCGACTGCGTTCGACGCCATCTGCCACGATTTCTACACGATTATTCTGGAAGATGCGAGCGCTGCCTTTAAGAAGGATATTCACGAACACTGTGTCAACGCCTATAGAAACTCTGCCATATATCCTCTCCTCAAGGTCATGAAA